In Trichoderma asperellum chromosome 1, complete sequence, a single window of DNA contains:
- a CDS encoding uncharacterized protein (EggNog:ENOG41), which translates to MCGRYSLALPLSLIQQMLEDDGVQIEDVAMNEGSEAHHQSYNFAPGSNGVVCRAGTSNSSVEFRDKGHNGSDDKSPRGEASSLGNREVIKYILQSMKWGILPSWSKQNVAPTRGVINCRDDSLRTTGGMWQSIKGRKRCIVVAQGFFEWLNVSGKEKRPYFIKRRDGHLMCFAGLWDSIQHQDAGNRSYTYAIVTTDSNQQLRFLHHRMPVIFDAGSKEFHQWLYPLQQRWTNDLQSSLKPFQGELDIYPVNKKVGKVGCSSPSFIMPLSHNSDKHAISHFFPQASEKPAAENSETPGEIRKRESDNNQHLIFPSSKRDVPERADSPRKHKADSSYNPPPKKRRVKPAPQGVQRITDFFGQMQHEKHNK; encoded by the exons atgtGTGGCAGGTATTCGTTAGCTCTa CCACTTTCCTTAATCCAGCAGATGTTAGAAGACGATGGCGTTCAGATTGAAGATGTAGCAATGAACGAGGGCAGCGAAGCCCACCATCAATCATATAACTTCGCTCCGGGAAGTAATGGCGTTGTGTGTAGAGCTGGCACTTCTAACAGCAGTGTCGAATTCAGAGATAAAGGGCACAATGGTTCTGACGATAAAAGCCCCAGAGGAGAGGCCTCCAGTCTCGGGAACCGTGAAGTTATCAAATACATTCTCCAGTCAATGAAGTGGGGAATTTTGCCTTCGTGGTCGAAGCAGAACGTCGCTCCCACCCGTGGAGTTATAAACTGCAGAGATGACTCTCTTAGGACCACGGGTGGTATGTGGCAATCAATCAAAGGCCGCAAACGATGCATTGTTGTCGCACAAGGATTCTTTGAATGGCTCAATGTGAGTGGTAAAGAAAAACGTccatattttataaaacgaAGGGATGGCCACCTGATGTGCTTTGCTGGGCTATGGGACTCCATTCAGCATCAAG ACGCCGGGAATAGAAGTTATACTTATGCAATAGTCACGACCGACTCAAACCAACAGCTACGATTCTTGCATCATCGTATGCCGGTCATCTTTGATGCTGGCTCTAAGGAATTTCACCAATGGCTTTATCCATTACAGCAAAGATGGACCAACGACCTCCAGTCCTCACTAAAACCATTCCAAGGAGAGCTAGATATTTATCCGGTTAACAAAAAAGTTGGAAAAGTTGGCTGCAGCTCTCCATCCTTTATAATGCCGTTGTCTCACAATAGTGACAAGCATGCCATCTCTCACTTCTTTCCTCAAGCTTCCGAAAAACCAGCCGCAGAAAATTCAGAAACGCCGGGTGAGATAAGGAAACGCGAGAGTGACAATAATCAGCATCTTATTTTCCCCAGTAGCAAGCGAGATGTACCGGAAAGAGCGGACTCTCCAAGGAAACACAAGGCTGATAGTAGCTATAATCCTCCGCCGAAGAAAAGACGCGTCAAGCCAGCCCCCCAAGGCGTTCAAAGAATAACTGATTTTTTTGGTCAAATGCAGCACGAGAAACACAACAAATAG
- the RRD1 gene encoding Serine/threonine-protein phosphatase 2A activator 1, translating into MAYIQDRVSLKIIDSSCPPVFQAPIKRIHQTEDVHRFLASEAYRDIGLFILQLNHAICPRQLAGSSLSVYPLGSKATSTGSIQSLQTLLSCIRTLIGKAPPDPGSHRFGNVSFRTWFRLLNAELDNLLDDALLAETLRVGNGHAKDEVASYLLGSFGSPQRLDYGTGHELNFVAFLGCLWKLGHFKDGTQGGHIEREIVLLVIEPYLDIVRQLITTYTLEPAGSHGVWGLDDHSFIPYIFGSAQLTRPISNENDPMPLDGSVRGAPKPSDITNPSIVQDMRQVNMYFAAVAFINDVKKGPFWEHSPMLFDISGIKDGWGKINKGMIKMFNAEVLSKFPVIQHFPFGTLFSWDENRQTLDPNQHREATRSQNYVA; encoded by the exons ATGGCTTATATTCAAGACAGGGTCTCTCTTAAGATTATCGACTCATCCTGTCCACCTGTTTTTCAGGCACCTATCAAGCGTATACACCAAACAGAGGATGTCCATAGATTTCTCGCCAGCGAAGCTTACCGAGACATTGGCCTTTTCATCCTTCAACTCAACCACGCCATTTGCCCGCGACAGCTAGCTGGTTCTTCTCTCTCAGTATATCCTCTTGGATCGAAGGCAACATCAACGGGTTCTATTCAGTCATTACAGACGCTTCTATCATGCATCCGCACTCTCATTGGCAAGGCGCCCCCAGATCCAGGATCCCACAGGTTTGGAAATGTAAGCTTTCGTACATGGTTTCGACTCCTCAATGCCGAGCTGGATAACTTGCTGGATGATGCGTTACTTGCGGAAACTCTCCGGGTAGGCAACGGGCATGCCAAGGATGAGGTAGCAAGCTATTTGCTCGGATCGTTTGGCAGCCCGCAGCGCCTTGACTACGGTACAGGCCATGAGCTCAATTTCGTTGCTTTTCTTGGGTGTCTATGGAAATTAGGGCATTTCAAGGATGGAACACAAGGCGGGCATATTGAAAGGGAAATTGTGCTCCTGGTTATTGAACC GTATCTCGATATCGTGAGACAACTCATTACGACATATACTCTTGAGCCAGCAGGCTCACATGGCGTATGGGGCTTAGATGACCATTCATTTATTCCGTATATCTTTGGGTCTGCACAACTTACTCGCCCAATCAGTAATGAAAATGATCCTATGCCCCTCGATGGCTCCGTAAGAGGCGCACCGAAACCAAGCGATATCACCAACCCCAGCATTGTCCAGGATATGAGACAGGTTAACATGTACTTTGCAGCCGTTGCATTTATCAACGATGTAAAAAAAGGTCCATTTTGGGAGCATAGCCCAATGCTATTCGACATTTCCGGCATAAAAGATGGATGGGgcaaaattaataaaggcatGATCAAAATGTTCAACGCAGAGGTCTTATCGAAATTTCCTGTCATCCAGCATTTCCCTTTCGGTACGCTGTTCTCCTGGGATGAGAATAGACAGACACTAGATCCAAATCAGCACAGAGAGGCTACCAGATCGCAAAATTACGTGGCTTGA